ATTGCGGTCTTCCTACTCGCTAGTACAGGATCTGTGGCATCTATCATCGGTGATTTGACAGCTAGTAAGATCAAACGCTTTACAGGTGTGAAGGATTTTGGAAAACTCATTCCAGGACACGGAGGCGTACTTGACAGGTTTGATTCGATCTTGTTTACTGCCCCTGTCATCTATATTTTCACTTGGTTTCTGACTTTGAATTAATAGGTATTTTAACATTATGAAGTGTAAGACAGGCTGCTCCTTTGAGTGGCTTTTTTTATAGCTGGCTTTTAGGCTTTACTTCACATAGTAGTACGCTTATTTTTGTGCCTGTCAAATTAGATGCTGAAATAAGTTCTTGATTAAAGTATAATAGTATTCAAGCGAGAAAAATAAGGAGCAATTATGAAACTAGCTATTTTAGGATCAACAGGTTCCATAGGAACCCAGGCACTGAATATTATCGAAAATCAAAACATAAAGGTATCGGTCTTGTCCTGTTCTAGGAATGTCGACCTGATACTTGAGCAATACAAAAAATTTAAACCGGAATGGATCGTCATAGAAAATTCACAAAGTTATGAGAAAGTTAAACTGGAGTTATCTCAGGAACCGGTCAAGATACTATGCTCACTTGAAGGACTCATCGAGGTCGCTCAAGTCGCAGACTATGACGTGATGTTGACTTCTGTAGTCGGAGCTGTTGGTCTCAGACCGACAATCGAAGCTGTGAAAAGAGGAAAGCGTATCGCACTTGCCAATAAGGAGACCTTGGTTGTTTTCGGCGAGCAGATCATGAGACTTGCCGCTGAGACAGGTAGTGAGATCATTCCTGTGGATAGTGAACATAGCGCCCTTTTTCAAGCGCTTCAAGGCAATTCCTATTCTGAGATTGAAAAATTGATTTTGACAGCCTCAGGCGGACCTTTTAGAGGACGCAGCAGGGATGAGCTTTTGGGAGTCACCAAGCATGAGGCTTTACGACATCCCAACT
The Fusibacter sp. A1 DNA segment above includes these coding regions:
- a CDS encoding 1-deoxy-D-xylulose-5-phosphate reductoisomerase, translating into MKLAILGSTGSIGTQALNIIENQNIKVSVLSCSRNVDLILEQYKKFKPEWIVIENSQSYEKVKLELSQEPVKILCSLEGLIEVAQVADYDVMLTSVVGAVGLRPTIEAVKRGKRIALANKETLVVFGEQIMRLAAETGSEIIPVDSEHSALFQALQGNSYSEIEKLILTASGGPFRGRSRDELLGVTKHEALRHPNWSMGAKITIDSSTLMNKGLEVIEARWLFGIRSEAIDVVVHPESIVHSLVQYVDGSVMAQMGLPDMMLPIHYALHYPNRIKTDLARLDLAEIGCLNFSKPDLKTFPCLQLAYDSLEEGGSSSCVLNAANEVLVEKFLKEEIGFYDIPRGIEMAMSKIDLVRNPDLETVLSIDNETRSFIRTLKF